Part of the Methanobacterium paludis genome is shown below.
CTTAAGGGCTTCTGATATTATTTTGGATAATGGGTTTTGGTATTTTCCTATTGAGCGTAATGCTTCTAGGGAACCACCTTTTTCCATAGCTTTGTTTACGTCCCCCATTATTTGGGGCAGTTCCACTTTGGATATTTTTCGCATGTGATGAATTTTCTCTAAGGAAGATGCGAGACCGTAAATGCCTATAACGGTTATTACATAGGTTATAATTCCTCCGTTTTTGAACATCTCCATTATAGTTCCAAAAGCACTGTTAAAAAATTCTAATATCATGTTATCTCCAACTTTATCTTGTTTTTGCTACTGTTGCCCATGATTTCCTGACAAAATCGGGCAGATCCTCGTAAGAGGTTTTCTTTAGAAATGCAATGGTTTTAGGGTCGCTGGGATAGCCAGATCCAATTTCTTTAAATTCTTTCCTTATTTTTTGGACTTCACTGTCCCTTTCAACCTTTGCAACAATTGAAGCCGCTGAAACAATAACATACTTATCATCTGCTTTGTGTTCAGCCACTACCTCAAGATTTTCTTTGTATGTTTCAATTTCAGCCTTAAATCTCTTTGGTTTTACGTCTATACAATCTATTATGGAGATATCAGGTTCTGAGTCTCCTATGATCTTTTTCATTGCGATCTTCTCAATTTCGTTGAGGTTCACGTCCTTCGACCTCAGAAGGTCTATGTCCTGGGCTGTTATTTTCACAGGATAACATTCTGCGATTTTTTTTATCTTTCTTGATAAAACTATCCTTCTTTTTGGAGATAACTTTTTTGAGTCCCTTAATTTCAATCTTTCAAGGTACTTGACTCTGTTCTCTTCGATTGCAACTCCACATACCACTAAAGGACCAAGTACAGATCCTCTTCCTGCTTCATCTATACCTACTATTTTCATTTTTAAGCCTGTAAACCTTATTAAGCATTGCTTTTTTAATAATATGTTCTTATCTTAATTTTTTAATCAATGATCTGGAATTATTCAGAATTATATTTAAATTAATCTAAAAGTTTTTTTTTATTGGTCTAAAGATTATTGATCTAAAATTAGTTCAAAGTAATCCACCAAAAAATCAGGATTTAATTAGAAAAAAATATTTTTAAAAAAGTCAAATAACAAAGTCAAATAATTCTAAAAAAAGTTGGATTAAAAAAAGCGGGATCGTTCTAAAAAAATAATTTTTTAGAAAATAAATTTAAAAAATTAAAAAGTTTAGGAATTAGTTAAACACTCATTTCATGGCTTTTAAACGTACCTCTGGCTCAAGTGCCCTTGGTTCTGCAGCTACTATTGCAGCACCTTTAGCAACAACGGTCATAGGGTCGTCTGAAATTTCCACTGGGACTCCAACTTCTTCGTATATCCTTTCTTTTAATCCTTTAAGTTGGGATGTTCCTCCCACAACAACTGTTTTGTTGTAGACACCGGATATGAGCTCAGGTGACATTCTCTCAAGTACCAGTGCTAATGCTTCGATAAGCCTGACCACTATAGGTTCTGCAGCATCTGCAACCAGTTTGGAATCTATCTCTACTTTTTTAGGTTTGTTGGTTTCCATTGATTTTCCAATGGCTGCTGTTTTGGTTGGCTCTATGGTTGCTGATGAATGAACCATTCCAACATTTATCTTGGCCTTTTCAGCTTCATGGATTCCTATTTCAACTTTGTAAAGTTCTTTGACTTTATCGACGATGTTTTTATCTATGTCATCTCCACCGTTTCTTATGGTTTCAATGTCTGTGATTCCACCGAGGGATATGACCACTATGTCACTTGAACCTGCACCGAGGTCGATCACCATGGTACCTTCTGCCTCTGCAATTGGGAGACCTGCTCCAATTGCTGCTGAAAGTCCTTCGCTTATGACTAGAACGTAGTTAGCCCCTGCTTTTTTACCTATGTCTTCGACTGCACGTTTTTCAACTTCTGATGCGTCTCCAGGTATGCCCACCACTATCCTGTCAATGCTGTCTATGGCATCGTTTGAACCTTTATCCATTGCATAAACTAAAAGAGCTTCTGCTTGAGATATACTTTCAATAACACCTTTTTTGAGAGGCCTTACGGCAATTATGTCTTCAGGGGTTCTTCCTAACATGGCCTTAGCTTCTTCACCTACTGCGAGTACGTAGGTAGGGTCTTCTTTTTTAACAGCCACTACTGATGGTATTTTGTATAAGTCAAATTTGTCACCGGATGGTTTTGCAACTACGGTGTTTAAAGTTCCTAGATCTATTCCTAAAGTGTTTGTTAAACCTTTTTTCTTAACTTCTCCTTCTACTTCTTCTTCCTTTTTTCCAAAAAGATTGATCATTTTATTCCTCCTTTAAAATCTTACTAAACTCTATTACGAATATTTTGTTTAATTTTGCAATTTCCTTGATCTTTTCGATGTAAACTTGATCAGTAGATATTAAAACGGTTGAAAGAGCAACATCCGCCATTTTAAACAACGGATCAATGGTACTTCTGACAAAAGCAGGTAATTTGCTGGTTATGTAAACATCTGTTTCTATAAAACCGGTGGTTTTATCTTCCAATAAAAATGAAAGTTTAACCCTATTTTTTTCACAGTCTCCCATGAATTTTTTTATGGAGTTATCAGGTCCAACAGTTAACATGAGGTTTGGCTCATTGAGGACATAATAAGGTGCTATTTTAAGATATGAACCTCCATTTTCCTTGCAGATTAAACTTAATTCTCTTATTTTGTTTATATCTCCGTACAGCAGGATGAAATCAAATTTTTTTGTCACGAATGATTCCTTGGTGCTGATGTGCTCCCTGCAAAGGATTTTAACCCGTTCTTTATCTATTATGGCCGCATATGCAACGTTGTTGACCATTTCTTCGTTACCGGCTATTACACACCATATCTTATCTGAATCCGGCATTGTAGAAACTTTTGCAGCTCTTCTCAAGGTTTTAATTTTATTTTCTATCATCAAACCACTTCTCATGTGGATATAATTATGTTTATTACGATGAATTACCTATGAATTGTAAATATTTAAGTGTAAATATCTGGGTTATTTAGTACAATACAGTTCAATACAACACTAATTTACAACACAATTCTGATGGATTTTTTAATTAATATATTCCTATGCTAAATATTCTATACTAAATTAGTTCTACTATGTTTTATTAAATAAAGTTACGGATGAATTAGTAATATTAGTATCACTTTAATCTTTACGAATAGTAATTATCGTTAAAGTTTTACTAATTGCTAGTTTACTAAGGTTCTGTTAATAATAAATGAATTGGTTCTTTTTCATTACTTACCATATATATTTTTACAATTTCCAGTTTTAGGATATGAAGTGAATTTAATCCTTCAAAATTCTTAAAACTCAGTTAATGTCGTTATAAAATTTAATACAGATTTAATTAATAAAAGAACACTCAATATAAAACTCAAACATCTTATTCAGATTATATTTAATAGGGATTAAGACTTTCAGTTGATAAAGCAATACTTGAAAATTAATAATAATTTCTTCAACCAATTATTTATCTCTCAATGCAAATATATATAAATGTTTTAAGTTATTGAGTTTTCATTATTTAAGTTTTCTATCCGTAATATTCTGTTTAAATTGGTAATTGTGGGATATGACTACTAAAAATGTTACATATAAAATAATTTGATATGATCAGTTTAACGATGTTTATAGTTCCAAACAACATTTGTAAATATCGATAACCATTTTAATAGGTTCTAACTAACCAAGATAGTTTGATATTAAAATTTTTGATAAATAATTAAACATTGAATAGTTGTATTCTATTATATGAATACTGGTTATTCATGTATCCTTAAAATGATTTTTAGGATTTTTTTTAAAACGATTGAATTTGATCAAGTTGATAAAACCGTGATAATCATGTTTGTGGAAGGAACTTTAAAAAAAATAGGAATATTGTTAACATTAGCAGTTTTACCCTTCTTATTCGGTTATTTCCTGGTAAGTTTTGTCCTATTCTCACTTATAGCTCTTTTAATGCAGTTTTTTAGAGATCCGAAACGAAAGATACCTTCACAGAAGGGTGTAATTGTTGCGCCCGCAGATGGGAGGATATTTAAAGGAAAGATAGATAGGATAGAAACGGTTGAATATGATGATATCCTTATGAAACATATTTTAAAGAAGGGTGAGAAGGGCATCCGTGTAAGTACGTTTATGTCACCCTTTGATGTTCATGTACAAAGGGTACCTGTTTCAGGTGAGATCGTGGAAACGAAGTACTGCCCCGGCAAATTCAAGATCGCATCAGGAAACGTTCAAAAGGAAAACGAAAAGAATTTAATAGTGATAGATTCAGAGTATGGAAAAGTGGGAGTAATCCAGATAGCAGGCTTTGTAGCAAGAAGGATAGTTCAGTACGTCAATGTAGGGGACAAAGTTGACAGGGGTGACAGATTAGGGATGATACGGTTTGGATCCCGGGTTGATGTTATAATACCCGCTGAAAAATTCAAACTCCTGGTCGTAGAGGGTCAAAAACCAAAGGCTGGAGAAACCATTGTTGCTAGATTAATTAACAATAAACAATAATAAAGGAAAAAAACTGATAAAATGAGCTTAAATATGAATATGAAGAATTATATTTCTTATGCAGATTTAGTTTCTATTGGAAACGCTTCTTTTGGGTTTCTTTCAATTTTAATGGTGGTAAATGGTAATTTGATTTTTTCTGCAATGTTTATGCTTGTTGCAGTTATATTTGATTCATTGGATGGTTGGGTTGCAAGGAAGACTAAAAGAGATGATGAGTTTGGATTTGGAAAAAATATTGATTCCTTGTCTGATGTAATATCCTTTGGTGTTGCACCGGGAATGCTTCTCTATTCTGCATGCGTATCGTATAGTATACCATACCTTAATATAGTAGTAGGTCTTCTAATAGTTATATGTGGAATATTAAGACTTGCAAGGTTCAATGTGCTCACAGATTCAATTAATGGTGTTGGTGAAAAATTTGTGGGATTGCCCATACCTTCAACAGCTTTGATCCTGGGATCATTTTATCTTTCAGGTATCTTCAGGATGGATGTTGCACTGGTAATAATGGCGGTGATATCTGTGCTTATGGTAAGTACAGTTGAGTATCCAAAATTTAAGAAAACAAAATTTGTTGCAGCGGGTAGTGTCTTGATAGTTTTGACATGTTTACCCCCAAACATTCTATCTGTAATTGCAAATCTTCCCGCAAAACTTTTATTCGTTGCCGCATTAATGTATTTATTAGCAGTGCCGTTTATGGATTTATACGCCAAGCTTCACAGAAGTGGTCCAAATGTTAGATAAAATATTAGGAAAAAAGGATAACGACAAAAAAGATACCCCTGATCTTCATAAAAATGGAAAGAAATCTGAGTCAGATATGGGGGGACGACTCAAGGATATGGTAGGCAAAGTATCCGTGAAAGCAAATGATACCTTTAATGGGAAAGATGAGAACAAAGGTTCATCTGATAAAAAGATACCGAGACCAATGCCTAAACCAAAACCTAAACCTCTTGATAAACCTAGATTAAGATCTCCTGAGACTAAGAAAAAGTCCGGATTTGGGGGAGGAGGTTTTGGAAGGAAGATCCCTGATGATGACGATCAGAGAACATTGGTAGGGGCAGCTGTTGTAGGAATTATTCTTATAGTACTTGGAATAGCAGCTTACTATTTCATATTTTATTCACCGTATCAAGACTCTTTGAACAATGCAAAGATGGAAAAGATCAACGAGACCAACTCGTATTTTACAGGACCTTTAGCAACGGATTCTAAAAAACTGACACTTTTAGCTCAAATTGATGCTGGAGTCACGCCAGAACAGGTGCTTGCAGTTGATGTCATGGGACCTGCAACATCTTCATGGAGAACGTATCAGAAGCAGCAGATCGTTAACAAGACGGATCCCTATGGACGGGTTATGATAACGTACACTGCAAATGATCAAAAGAACCTTCTTATGAACAATTCAAGTGCACAAACAATAGTTAATGAAGCAGATGCAAGTGTTCTGTCTAAAATGGAGATAAATACACCTGATACAGTTGCAGTTCCAATAATGATCTCCCGTTTACAAGCTGCAGGTGGTCTTATAAATGTTGGTGATTCAGTTGACGTGTATTTAAATACAAATGCTTCTACAAGCTCAACCAACGAAAGCAATCAGACATCTAGCAGTGATTCTCCTAACATAAGTGGAGCGACGGTTCTTGCAATTTTAAGGGCAACGGACAGTGGAGCTATAGATGCTAACTTGACGGAAGCAACGGCCAGTTCGTCGGGTTCCGGTTATATGGCAACCCAATCTTCAAGCACTGATGTTGAACAGCTTTTAAGAGCTGCATCATCCGGAACATGGAACGATTCACAGGTAAGTGCAGTTTTAAGTTCATATGGATGGAAATTATCTGACTTTGAGAGAGAATCCAATTTAGGTGACCTTGATGCAGAGTATTTAATAGTACTCGAAGTTCCAAGGGAGAATGCATTGTTCCTCATACAGAATATGAATAGTGTAGTATTAACTGTTCCAACGTCGAGTGCACCAGAGTGGATGATTACTGAATTAAAATCGATCTATGGCTAGACGAAAATGTGTTGGCTCATGATTAACTTCAATCATTAGCCAATGTATTCTATTTTTCTAATTTTTTTCTTCTAAGTTGGAATCTTTTGTTACAAATAGAATATTATTAATATTATTTATGATCATAAATTTATCAGATCATAAAGATCATCTACTATCAAGTTGATTAAGTGAATAATCATGCTTGTGTAGTAGAATTAAACCAGTTGATCTAACTAAAGTTGATTCCTTATAGAGAGATAAAGTTTCAAAGAGGATGGTTTGTTTATGAAAATTTCAACCCTTTTTGTGGTGCTGGGTTTGGTAATAATCTCACTTTACTGTTTTATGGAAGTGGATTATTATGTGTCCTACCAGGAAATAACTAAAAATACATCAGATGTTCCATATGTAACCATATCAAAAATAGGGCTTGAACAAGCCATAAACAACAAATCAATAAATTATGGTGTTTACCATGAGCCTGCATCAGCAAACCCCGGCTCTGGAACTGTTATATTATTTGGACATAGAACACTGCATGGATCACCATTTTTGAACCTTGATAAACTCACGGCCGGGGACAATATAACTGTTGAATGGCCAGGAATAGGGGATGTTGATTACACAGTCATGAACTCAACGATCGTGCCGGCCTCGTATAGGATGTCGGTGGATCAGGGCAATGTACTCTTCCTCATCACATGTTATCCGTTGGGTTCATCTGCCCAAAGGTTGATAATAGAAGCTAAACAGGGAAGTATTTATCCAATTCAAAAAACAGAGCAAAAAGCCAATCCTCAAGCACCTTATGCTCCATTAATAATATTAGGGTTCTTTTTAGGAGGAACGTTTTTGAGCTATATCTACCCTGTTAAGGATGAAAGGATCATAATATTCATAGCAATTATAGCATTAACACTATTTTTGGTTGTTGAATACTTCTTCCAGTTACCTACAGATGGCATTGAATCCGCATTATCAAATATAAATAATTTCTTGGGTGTTTAAATGGATGTAAATGAACAGTACTTTAACAATATTTCAGAAAGAGAAAGAGCCATATTTGAAGGTGCAATCACAATGGGTGCATTGTTCCACCAGTTCGTTGGAACTCCTGTAAACACTGAAAATGCAGCTACACTTGAAAGGTCAATAAAAGATGCAATGGAACTTCAGCCGTGTATAAAAAAGGTTGAAGTTGTAATAAACAAAGAAATCCTTGAAAAAGTTAAAAATGAATATAGCTACGTGTCTCTCACAGGGGACATGTTGGACGTGAAAGTTGTAGCTGAGTACGGTGATAGAAAAGCTTTTATAAGACTCAGATACATTGAAGACCTTAATTACCCGTTAATGTACGTTGAAAGGATTGAGTAATTAATTTCTATTTTATTAACTAATTTTTAATTAATCTAAAATTATATGGTTATAACTGCTTTTGCTGCTGATAATATATTACTGCGCAGGTTATATTTTGATAGACTATATCAGAGACAGTTTCATCCAAAAAACCATAGAAATGATTAGGGAAATTTTTATCCTCCAAATATAATTTTAATTTAAATTTTTTTATTTAATATATTTTAGCAGATTTATAGATAGTTTTTTAGATTTTAGTGCAGTTAATATTATTAAATGAAATAGGTTTTCATTAAATTGATAATAGGTTTGATAACCTTATTAATACTGCATCTGGTATTTTTTAACAATTAAAATCATATTACCTATATTATCTGTAATCTCAACATATGTTGTTGATTCTCTCAAGTTTTGAGAATCACTAAGATTTGCTTACAATTTTTATATGAGCATATGCATACACAATATAGAATTTAAAATTAGGGAATGAACATGATAACAGTTAATAAGAATTTATGCAAAGGATGCAACATCTGCACAGAATTCTGCCCTCAAAAGGTCTACGAGCAGTCTGAAAAACTTAATAAGAAAGGAATTCGGTTGCCTATTCCAAAAAATGAGGAAAAATGTAAAAAATGTGGGTTATGTGCTTTGATGTGTCCAGATCAAGCAATAAAAGTAGATGAGAAGGATGAAGACTGAACGATTATTTATACAGGGCAACGAAGCCTGCGCAAGAGGGGCCATAAAAGCGGGCTGCAGGTTCTTCGCAGGATATCCAATAACTCCCTCAACAGAAGTAGCAGAAGACATGGCTCTTTTCCTTCCGAGGGAAGGAGGATCATTTATACAGATGGAAGATGAGATTTCAGCGTTGGGGGCGGTTATAGGTGCTGTTTGGGGTGGTATGAAAGCCATGACAGCAACATCAGGACCAGGTTTCTCCTTGATGCAAGAGCACGTAGGTTATGCAGCAATGACAGAAACGCCGTTAGTTATAATAAACATGCAGAGGGGCTCACCATCTACGGGACAGCCAACAAGAGCATCCCAAAGTGACATGATGCAAGCAAGATGGGGTTCCCACGGAGATTATGAAGTAATAACATTATCTCCTTCATCTGTCCAGGAATGCTTTGATTTCACAGTAGAAGCCTTCAACCTTGCAGAGAAGTACAGAGTTCCAGTAATGGTAATGGGCGATGAGATCGTGGGGCACATGAGAGAAAAAATCACGATATCTGAACACGTTGACATCACCCCACGTAAAATGCCGCAAGAGACTCCTGAAAAGTTTTTACCGTACAAAGCAGACCCAAACGGAACTCCAGCTATGCCTGCATTTGGTGATGGTTATAAACTTCACATAACCGGTTTAACTCATGATGAAAGGGGTTATCCTGATGCTTCAGATCCTCAGACTCATTCAAAGCTGGTGAACAGGCTCTGCGACAAGATCCTGAAAAACAGAGATGAAATCGGAAGGATAAAAACAACATTCACTGAAGATGCAGATATAATTGTGATTTCATACGGTGCACCTTCAAGATCTGCTTTAACAGCTGCTAAAAAGGCAAGAGAAACGGGTATAAAAGCAGGATGCATAAAAATTGACACTGTCTGGCCTTTCCCGGAGGAAAAATTGATAAAAGCCACAGAAAATGCTCAAAAAATTATTGTGGCCGAATTAAATTTGGGTCAAGTATTTTATGAGGTTCAAAGGGTTTTAAGGGATAAAGATGTTGTATTGCTCTCAAAGATAGGTGGAGAAATGCAACTTCCTGAAGAGATACTTGAAAAGATAAAATCTGTTTGAGGCAGATAATTGATATGCAGATAATTGATTATATGGGATATTAAGGAGTTTAACAAAGATTAAATTCTTTATAATATGCAAAATCCAAAAAAAATGGATATAATTTTAATTTAAATAATTTAAGGGAAATCTATCCAAAACAGTGAATTTAAACGAATTTATTGCCTTTGAAAGATGATTCAATTAAAAAAAATTTAATAGAAGATCTTAAACTAATTCGAAATTTCCATTTCAAAATTTCATAATCAAGAAATTAACCTCATAATCACGGAATTAACCAGTTGTAATTTTAAAATTGAAACATGATCGAAACATGATCTTACAATACGGAGATGAAAAAAGATGGATAAAAGGAAAGAGAGTCGTTTTATGAAGTACCTCAGGAAAGAAAGGCTTCCACACATCTTTTGTGCTGGATGTGGAAATGGGATCATCATGAACACTTTCTTAAATGCCATGGAGCTTGCAGAAATTGATTTTGACAACTTAGCATTGGTCTCGGGAATAGGCTGTTCCTCAAGGATACCAGGTTATTTGAAGTGTGATTCATTGCATACCACCCATGGGAGACCAATATCATTTGCAACAGGGCTTAAGCTTGCAAATCCGGATTTGGATGTTGTGGTATTCACTGGAGACGGTGACGCAGCCGCAATAGGGGGTAACCACCTCATTCATGGGGCAAGAAGGAACATAGACATCACTGTCATATGTATAAACAACAACATTTATGGAATGACTGGTGGTCAAATAAGCCCAACCAGCCCTAAGGGTAGTTATGGAAGTACAGCACCTTATGGGGCTCTTGAACGACCTTTTAATCTTTCAGAACTTGTAAAAGCTGCAGGTGCAACCTATGTTGCAAGATGGACTACGGCCCACCCGTTAATGCTTTCATACGCCATAAAAAGCGGCCTAAAAAACAAAGGATTTTCATTTGTGGAAGCAATTTCACAGTGTCCAACTTACTTTGGACGTAAAAACAAGATGAAAACTCCAATTGAAATGATGCAATGGTTTAAGGAAGCAAGTGTCTTTAAAAAAGTGGCAGAGGAAATGGATGAAAGTCAGCTTGAAGGAAAAATTGTTATTGGCGAGTTTCAGAATAAAGAAGGGCCTGAATTTTCAGAAAGACTATGCAATCTCATTGGAGAAAAATGCGCAACTGGCAAGCCGTCATCCATTAGATCAGCTTATGAGGGGGATTAAAATTGCGTAAAGAGGTAAGAATAGCAGGATTCGGAGGTCAGGGAATAATACTGGCAGGGATTGTCATTGGAAAAGCTGCCGCACTACACGATGGCATACACGCAGTTCAAACACAATCCTACGGTCCTGAAGCAAGAGGAGGAGCTTCAAGAACAGAACTTGTTATAAGTGATGAGGAAATAGATTATCCCAAAGTTCAAAGTCCAGATATACTCATCGCAATGTCTCACGAGGCACTAATGGCATATCTGGATGATCTAAAGGATGGGGGAATTCTCATAATAGATCCTGATATGATCGTTGAGGAAGAGGTGCTCCCATTTGTTACAGAACACAATATAAAACTTTACAGGGCACCTGCAACCAGAACTGCCGCAGAAAAATTAGGCTTAAACATCGTTGCAAACATCGTGATGGTTGGGGCTATAACGAGGATAACAAAGATAGTATCAGAGGAAGCAGCCCGTAAATCTGTAGCGGAAAGTGTGCCACAAGGAACGCAGGATAAAAACCTCGCTGCATTTGATGCTGGAGCAGCACTGGCTGATGGGGAGGTTTAACCTTGAAAATTCATGAACACGTAGCAAAGGAAATATTTGGATGGGAAGGAATATCAGTACCACAAAGTCAGATTGCAGAAACTTCCCAAGAAGTACAGGAAGTAGCAGAGAAACTGGGTAAACCCGTTGTACTGAAATCTCAAGTTCTTGCAGGTGGAAGAGGCAAAGCAGGAGGCATAAAATTTGCAGATAATCCTTCTATGGCTTATAAAATAGCAGAAGAACTTTTTGGATCTGAATTAAAGGGGGAGATTGTTGATAAATTGTTGGTCGAGGAAAAACTTGACATAAAATCAGAGTTTTATGTGAGTGTTGTGATGGACAGATCAGCTAAAAAACCTTTAATAATGGCAAGTTTAGAAGGTGGTATGGATATAGAACAGATAGCCAATAACACCCCTGATAAAATTGTTAGATATTATTTGAATCCCCTTGATGAGTTTCTGCCTTACCAGGCAAGGGAAGTTGCCAGAAAAATGAGAGTTCCAAATAATCTAATTTCAAAGGTTGGATCCGTAATCTGGAAGTTATTCAATGTTTTCAAGAAATACGATGCCACAATAGCAGAGATAAACCCTCTGGTACTCACTGATAACGGGGTCATGGCGGCTGATGCAAAGCTCGAAGTTGATGATGATGCAATTTACAGACAAAAAAAGCTTGCAAAACTAGAAAATGTCCAGAAAGATGAGTTTGCATATGTGAAACTTCCAGGTGACATAGCTGTGATTGGAAACGGTGCAGGCCTCACATTGAGTGGAATGGACATGCTAAAACTTTACGGTGGAGAACCAGCCACTTTCCTTGATATAGGTGGTGGATCATCTCAGGAGAACATTTCAAAGGCAATTAAACTTGTAATATCTAATGAAAACGTTAAAGTTGTCTTTTTGAATGTTTTAGGCGGAATAACGAGGGCAGATGATGTTGCACGTGGTGT
Proteins encoded:
- a CDS encoding 4Fe-4S dicluster domain-containing protein, which codes for MITVNKNLCKGCNICTEFCPQKVYEQSEKLNKKGIRLPIPKNEEKCKKCGLCALMCPDQAIKVDEKDED
- a CDS encoding class E sortase → MKISTLFVVLGLVIISLYCFMEVDYYVSYQEITKNTSDVPYVTISKIGLEQAINNKSINYGVYHEPASANPGSGTVILFGHRTLHGSPFLNLDKLTAGDNITVEWPGIGDVDYTVMNSTIVPASYRMSVDQGNVLFLITCYPLGSSAQRLIIEAKQGSIYPIQKTEQKANPQAPYAPLIILGFFLGGTFLSYIYPVKDERIIIFIAIIALTLFLVVEYFFQLPTDGIESALSNINNFLGV
- the rnhB gene encoding ribonuclease HII, which translates into the protein MKIVGIDEAGRGSVLGPLVVCGVAIEENRVKYLERLKLRDSKKLSPKRRIVLSRKIKKIAECYPVKITAQDIDLLRSKDVNLNEIEKIAMKKIIGDSEPDISIIDCIDVKPKRFKAEIETYKENLEVVAEHKADDKYVIVSAASIVAKVERDSEVQKIRKEFKEIGSGYPSDPKTIAFLKKTSYEDLPDFVRKSWATVAKTR
- a CDS encoding rod shape-determining protein, translating into MNLFGKKEEEVEGEVKKKGLTNTLGIDLGTLNTVVAKPSGDKFDLYKIPSVVAVKKEDPTYVLAVGEEAKAMLGRTPEDIIAVRPLKKGVIESISQAEALLVYAMDKGSNDAIDSIDRIVVGIPGDASEVEKRAVEDIGKKAGANYVLVISEGLSAAIGAGLPIAEAEGTMVIDLGAGSSDIVVISLGGITDIETIRNGGDDIDKNIVDKVKELYKVEIGIHEAEKAKINVGMVHSSATIEPTKTAAIGKSMETNKPKKVEIDSKLVADAAEPIVVRLIEALALVLERMSPELISGVYNKTVVVGGTSQLKGLKERIYEEVGVPVEISDDPMTVVAKGAAIVAAEPRALEPEVRLKAMK
- a CDS encoding 2-oxoacid:acceptor oxidoreductase subunit alpha; protein product: MKTERLFIQGNEACARGAIKAGCRFFAGYPITPSTEVAEDMALFLPREGGSFIQMEDEISALGAVIGAVWGGMKAMTATSGPGFSLMQEHVGYAAMTETPLVIINMQRGSPSTGQPTRASQSDMMQARWGSHGDYEVITLSPSSVQECFDFTVEAFNLAEKYRVPVMVMGDEIVGHMREKITISEHVDITPRKMPQETPEKFLPYKADPNGTPAMPAFGDGYKLHITGLTHDERGYPDASDPQTHSKLVNRLCDKILKNRDEIGRIKTTFTEDADIIVISYGAPSRSALTAAKKARETGIKAGCIKIDTVWPFPEEKLIKATENAQKIIVAELNLGQVFYEVQRVLRDKDVVLLSKIGGEMQLPEEILEKIKSV
- a CDS encoding dihydroneopterin aldolase family protein translates to MDVNEQYFNNISERERAIFEGAITMGALFHQFVGTPVNTENAATLERSIKDAMELQPCIKKVEVVINKEILEKVKNEYSYVSLTGDMLDVKVVAEYGDRKAFIRLRYIEDLNYPLMYVERIE
- a CDS encoding RcpC/CpaB family pilus assembly protein; this encodes MLDKILGKKDNDKKDTPDLHKNGKKSESDMGGRLKDMVGKVSVKANDTFNGKDENKGSSDKKIPRPMPKPKPKPLDKPRLRSPETKKKSGFGGGGFGRKIPDDDDQRTLVGAAVVGIILIVLGIAAYYFIFYSPYQDSLNNAKMEKINETNSYFTGPLATDSKKLTLLAQIDAGVTPEQVLAVDVMGPATSSWRTYQKQQIVNKTDPYGRVMITYTANDQKNLLMNNSSAQTIVNEADASVLSKMEINTPDTVAVPIMISRLQAAGGLINVGDSVDVYLNTNASTSSTNESNQTSSSDSPNISGATVLAILRATDSGAIDANLTEATASSSGSGYMATQSSSTDVEQLLRAASSGTWNDSQVSAVLSSYGWKLSDFERESNLGDLDAEYLIVLEVPRENALFLIQNMNSVVLTVPTSSAPEWMITELKSIYG
- a CDS encoding 2-oxoacid:ferredoxin oxidoreductase subunit beta; translation: MDKRKESRFMKYLRKERLPHIFCAGCGNGIIMNTFLNAMELAEIDFDNLALVSGIGCSSRIPGYLKCDSLHTTHGRPISFATGLKLANPDLDVVVFTGDGDAAAIGGNHLIHGARRNIDITVICINNNIYGMTGGQISPTSPKGSYGSTAPYGALERPFNLSELVKAAGATYVARWTTAHPLMLSYAIKSGLKNKGFSFVEAISQCPTYFGRKNKMKTPIEMMQWFKEASVFKKVAEEMDESQLEGKIVIGEFQNKEGPEFSERLCNLIGEKCATGKPSSIRSAYEGD
- a CDS encoding 2-oxoacid:ferredoxin oxidoreductase subunit gamma, with amino-acid sequence MRKEVRIAGFGGQGIILAGIVIGKAAALHDGIHAVQTQSYGPEARGGASRTELVISDEEIDYPKVQSPDILIAMSHEALMAYLDDLKDGGILIIDPDMIVEEEVLPFVTEHNIKLYRAPATRTAAEKLGLNIVANIVMVGAITRITKIVSEEAARKSVAESVPQGTQDKNLAAFDAGAALADGEV
- a CDS encoding archaetidylserine decarboxylase produces the protein MFVEGTLKKIGILLTLAVLPFLFGYFLVSFVLFSLIALLMQFFRDPKRKIPSQKGVIVAPADGRIFKGKIDRIETVEYDDILMKHILKKGEKGIRVSTFMSPFDVHVQRVPVSGEIVETKYCPGKFKIASGNVQKENEKNLIVIDSEYGKVGVIQIAGFVARRIVQYVNVGDKVDRGDRLGMIRFGSRVDVIIPAEKFKLLVVEGQKPKAGETIVARLINNKQ
- a CDS encoding archaetidylserine synthase; amino-acid sequence: MSLNMNMKNYISYADLVSIGNASFGFLSILMVVNGNLIFSAMFMLVAVIFDSLDGWVARKTKRDDEFGFGKNIDSLSDVISFGVAPGMLLYSACVSYSIPYLNIVVGLLIVICGILRLARFNVLTDSINGVGEKFVGLPIPSTALILGSFYLSGIFRMDVALVIMAVISVLMVSTVEYPKFKKTKFVAAGSVLIVLTCLPPNILSVIANLPAKLLFVAALMYLLAVPFMDLYAKLHRSGPNVR